In Methylocystis sp. MJC1, one DNA window encodes the following:
- a CDS encoding IS6 family transposase, whose amino-acid sequence MIDFKGSHFERDVILWGVRWYVAYPMSYRQLEEMMEERGVDVDHSTLSRWVVKYAPFLERQFRVHKRAVGSSWRLDETYVKVKGHWKYLYRAVDKAGATVDFLLTAKRDRKAALRFLRKAIAQHGAPDKITINKSGANTAAIESYNAEHEADIEIRRIKYLNNIVEQDHRAVKRVTRPMLGFKSFHSAAATLSGIELMHMIRKDQSQ is encoded by the coding sequence ATGATCGATTTCAAGGGCAGTCATTTTGAACGCGACGTGATCCTGTGGGGCGTCCGCTGGTATGTGGCCTATCCGATGAGCTATCGTCAACTCGAGGAAATGATGGAAGAACGCGGCGTCGACGTCGACCATTCCACGCTCAGCCGCTGGGTCGTCAAATATGCGCCTTTTCTGGAGAGACAGTTCCGCGTTCATAAGCGCGCGGTCGGATCCAGCTGGCGTCTCGATGAGACTTACGTGAAAGTCAAAGGCCACTGGAAATATCTGTATCGGGCGGTCGACAAGGCGGGCGCGACGGTGGATTTCTTGCTGACCGCGAAGAGGGATCGCAAAGCCGCGTTGCGTTTCCTGCGCAAGGCGATCGCGCAGCATGGCGCGCCGGATAAGATCACGATCAACAAAAGCGGCGCCAACACGGCGGCGATCGAAAGCTACAATGCGGAGCATGAAGCGGACATCGAAATCCGGCGTATCAAATATCTGAATAATATTGTCGAACAGGACCATCGAGCGGTGAAGCGAGTGACGCGGCCAATGTTAGGTTTCAAATCATTTCACTCGGCTGCCGCGACGCTCTCGGGGATAGAGCTCATGCATATGATCCGGAAGGACCAATCGCAATAG